From Centropristis striata isolate RG_2023a ecotype Rhode Island chromosome 16, C.striata_1.0, whole genome shotgun sequence, a single genomic window includes:
- the atr gene encoding serine/threonine-protein kinase ATR, which translates to MEGLEMSAMIPALQELASASAAEYDQAVQKPRQILCQFIDRILTDVDVVALGLNKKSSSEPACVMLLDFVQHIIKSSSLMFTNPACQPAEYPDATQSSTDFSKWVAVRLFRVAAAPDCDVIHGRVSAVLCSLLHTLRARAPFIFSRLTQELIVLAQDLGNILYAHISTLAGNGQTKSRWPVTLECFNISPVCSSSYLTPSPLVLSSPAALESLTAVAMGVVTDALRGVVSPRDVSVAWETACSFLANGNTRLRKLSMVMLSRLVELGGFPEMQGHEFFMAYLQLLETHPYMYTANSNEKDPYGGELLQLTRCVFQSSGVSHSRFEPIYVSQMFECVCALGGSDVKLGTEVTESLCLLFSFLLSVAQVYESAALLRRQRVTEVCRTLACTVGTENQAECAEGFLQAALKSETAMVMQKSGDGETAAKKSCKSTSKSVSKSSKASAAEVDMRVGSEVWAVVNSRLEELLTFLNSDKPETKQTLSALEGLGLILHLAALCSSPTSSAPLLWVPAETLGRALKSCQSVLEGGPQPSLNQNYFQSAVQMTVRVLDSILYLTMSSQSEDGLQRRVCALLSLPWVCDNRSVSAYKSSGFPSWLPALAQRLSLCYSPEIQADSVSLLALLRRGVCDTWRVCVFTKVLQGPDEVVRAAAVRAFPLLLHHLGNSQHNLISTALLPRLEDSSEQVKKELARIVGQLSCIQSDLSQLSDACTESARLPKILCHQLSLAAEHAGNTSPSLRATVIRPFLPLLKQEAESSVKQAFLEALPHLCQHVNLVGEDSSSQAVLCALIGLMEDSDPVVRIRFSHSVRFLLTETTRNSEQGSLSELLVTRLKEAFNNAKLNRDDELRNTLILTTGEIGRASQGSLVSFSLLRLLHCLLSKSSPVSVAAYAQIRALATAKGLKLQTLFSQYKNPICQFLVESLHSRHASALRSTPDHGSESANQRELALDILAQIAHAFDFPDLHRFLTRTLQVLLPYLAAKASSTGSALIRTLANELKANRREILINNFKYIFSHLVCSCTKEELEKAFHYLQSETEIELGSLLRQDFQGLHNELLLRLGEHYQQVFNGLAILASFASNDDPYQGPRDITTPERMADYLQPKLLGILAFFNMQLLSSSAGEKDRKKLALTSVMALMRLMGSKHISSVRVKMMTTLRTGLRYREDFPLLCCQTWECFVQSVEPAHLGPLLSHVIVALLPLIPLQPKETAAIIRFLILDNREEVKDYLHEIYFLPDHAELKDIHTVLQNYKKLTASSSDLAAALQLSMRAVQHENVDVRIHALTSLRDMMHSKQEWLLRQVCASEAVEPVISSLVSVLLKGCQDSSPEARLLCGECLGELGAIDPGRLDLSHTHTNGDHNTFVSGVDDPNFAYDLLTELTRTFLAYADDVRAQDSAAYAIQELLSIFECREARTDSPGRRLWRRFPEQIQEILEPHLNSRYKSSQKEVNWSKLKKPVYLSKRGSKFSDWSATWAGYLISKVRHELASRVFTCCSFIIKHDYKVTIYLLPHILLYMLLGCTPAEQQEVTEEILAVLTAGDGRGGGCGQETASSLSQLGTQTVFSMISHLTQWSRHILYSKPKHNEGGEYQRVVAFLKGIPQDVLAKASLRSKAYTRALMHFEAYILENKENIQDHLTFLQTLYAAMHEPDGVRGVNALRREEPSLREQILEHESIGLLRDATACYDRAIQLESDQIGHYHGVMTSMLGLGQLSTVITQVNGVLANKPQWKSNLNTYRVEAAWKLGKWDVLEDYLSSDRQSNTWGVRLGQLLLSAKKQDGESFYEKLKLVRKEQVVPLSAASYECGTYQRGYEYIVRLHMLSELEHSFTELQNQRECSAPSLSQLPPHWSDRLEMTQNSFRAKEPVLALRRALLSLGPEPNSKELVGECWLQSARVARKAGHHQTAFNALLNAENTHLAELVTEKAKWLWSKGDVHEALIVLQKGVAQCFPDDLTLTDPRSLQTKSRAMLLVGRFMEETANFESNAIMKAYKDVTNLLPEWEDGNFYLAKYYDKVMPMVTDNKLEKQGNLIRYIVTYFGKALQFGNQYIYQAMPRMLSLWLDFGAKVCECEKAGRTDRQMRQELGKINAAVSEHCANLAPYQFLTAFSQLISRVCHSSDDVFNVLMTIVAKVFLAYPQQAMWLMTAVSKSSYPMRMNRCNQILKKAISLKQSLEKFIGDANRLTDKLLELCNKPVDGNSTTLSMSVHFKALKRLVEEPTFSQILIPLQSVLIPTLPSTGGANTQHDAFPGHWAYLDGFEDTVEILASLQKPKKISLKGSDGRCYTMMCKPKDDLRKDCRLMEFNCLINKCLRKDAESRRRELHIRTYAVIPLNEECGIIEWVNNTAGLRHILTKLYKERGIYLSGKELRKLILPKSAPFEEKLRIHKDVLCVRHLPVFHEWFLRTFPDPTSWYSSRSAYCRSTAVMSMVGYILGLGDRHGENILFDSFTGECVHVDFNCLFNKGETFDVPEVVPFRLTQNMVHAMGPMGTEGLFRQACEVTLRLMRDQREPLMSVLKTFLHDPLVEWSKQAKGLSKAQANETGEIVNEKAKTHVCDIEQRLQGVIKSRNKVLGLPLSIEGHVHYLIQEATDDKLLCQMYLGWGPYL; encoded by the exons ATGGAGGGACTGGAGATGTCTGCGATGATACCGGCTCTACAGGAGCTGGCTAG TGCCAGCGCGGCTGAGTACGACCAGGCGGTGCAGAAACCTCGACAGATCCTCTGTCAGTTCATCGACAGGATACTGACGGATGTGGATGTCG TCGCTCTTGGGCTGAATAAGAAGTCAAGTTCAGAGCCGGCCTGTGTGATGCTGCTGGACTTTGTGCAGCATATCATCAAATCCTCGTCTCTGATGTTTACCAACCCTGCCTGCCAGCCGGCCGAGTACCCGGACGCCACACAGAGCTCTACTG ACTTCAGTAAGTGGGTGGCGGTGCGTTTGTTTCGTGTGGCAGCAGCTCCCGACTGTGACGTCATCCACGGGCGGGTCTCTGCAGTGTTGTGCTCTTTGCTTCACACTCTGAGAGCCAGGGCGCCGTTCATCTTCAGCCGTCTCACTCAGGAGCTCATTGTGTTGGCCCAGGACCTCGGCAACATCCTGTACGCTCACATTTCAACACTGGCAGGAAACGGACAAACAAAGAGCCGGTGGCCCGTCACACTCGAGTGCTTCAATATCTCCCCAGTTTGTTCCTCCTCGTACCTCACCCCCTCTCCTCTTGTTCTCTCCTCACCTGCTGCTCTGGAGTCGCTGACTGCTGTGGCGATGGGTGTCGTTACTGACGCCCTGCGAGGAGTTGTCTCCCCTCGGGACGTCAGCGTTGCCTGGGAGACTGCTTGCTCATTCTTGGCTAATGGCAACACCAGGTTGAGGAAGCTCTCCATGGTGATGCTGAGTCGACTGGTGGAGCTGGGAGGGTTTCCTGAGATGCAGGGCCACGAGTTCTTCATGGCCTACCTTCAGTTATTGGAAACACACCCCTACATGTACACAGCAAACTCAAATGAAAAAGATCCGTATGgaggagagctgctgcagctgaccCGCTGTGTGTTCCAGTCATCTGGCGTCTCTCACTCACGCTTTGAGCCCATTTATGTGTCGCAGATGTTcgagtgtgtttgtgctctcGGAGGGTCAGATGTCAAGTTGGGGACAGAAGTCACCGAATCACTCTGCTTGCTGTTCAGCTTCTTGCTGTCTGTCGCTCAAGTTTATGAAAGTGCTGCGTTGTTAAGAAGGCAGCGAGTCACTGAGGTCTGCAGGACGCTGGCTTGCACCGTTGGAACAGAAAATCAAGCTGAA TGTGCAGAGGGGTTTCTGCAAGCTGCACTGAAGTCTGAGACTGCAATGGTGATGCAGAAGTCAGGAGATGGGGAGACTGCTGCTAAGAAATCCTGCAAATCTACCTCCAAGTCAGTCAGTAAATCATCAAAAGCGTCAGCAGC TGAGGTGGACATGCGTGTCGGCAGTGAGGTGTGGGCTGTGGTGAATAGTCggctggaggagctgctgaCCTTTTTGAACTCTGACAAACCTGAAACCAAACAGACTCTGTCAGCGCTGGAGGGTCTGGGTCTCATCCTCCACCTGGCAGCCCTGTGCTCCTCTCCTACCAG ttctgctcctcttctctgGGTGCCCGCTGAGACTCTTGGCAGGGCCCTGAAGAGCTGTCAGTCAGTGTTAGAAGGAGGTCCTCAACCCAGCTTAAACCAGAACTACTTTCAGTCTGCAGTCCAGATGACTGTCAGGGTCCTGGACTCTATCCTTTACCTGACAA tgagcagccagagtgaGGACGGGCTCCAGCGGCGAGTGTGTGCTCTGCTGTCTCTGCCCTGGGTGTGTGACAACAGGTCCGTCTCAGCCTATAAGAGTTCAGGATTCCCCTCCTGGCTGCCTGCTTTGGCTCAGAGACTCAGCCTCTGTTACT CTCCTGAGATCCAGGCAGACAGTGTGTCACTGCTGGCCCTCCTGCGTCGTGGTGTGTGTGATacgtggcgtgtgtgtgtgtttaccaagGTGCTGCAGGGTCCAGATGAGGTGGTGAGAGCGGCTGCAGTCAGGgccttccctcttcttcttcaccacCTTGGAAACTCCCAACACAACCTCATCAGCACTGCTCTGCT TCCCAGGCTGGAGGACAGTTCGGAGCAGGTGAAGAAGGAGCTTGCCAGGATCGTCGGTCAGCTGAGCTGCATACAGTCAGATCTCTCCCAGCTCAGTGACGCCTGCACAGAGTCCGCTCGTCTTCCTAAGATCCTCTGCCACCAACTCAGCCTTGCAGCAGAGCATGCTGGGAACACTTCTCCATCCCTCAGGGCGACTGTTATCAGACCCTTCCTGCCACTGCTCAAACAGGAAGCTGAGAGTAGTGTTAAACAAG CTTTCCTGGAAGCGCTGCCTCACCTCTGTCAGCATGTGAATCTGGTTGGTGAAGACAGCAGCTCTCAGGCCGTTCtctgtgctctgattggtctAATGGAGGACTCGGATCCAGTGGTCAGAATTCGCTTCAGCCATTCGGTGCGTTTCCTGCTAACAGAGACCACAAGAAACTCCGAGCAGGGCTCTCTGAGTGAG CTCCTGGTCACTCGTCTTAAAGAGGCATTCAACAACGCTAAACTCAACAGAGACGACGAGCTGCGTAACACTCTCATCCTAACAACGGGAGAGATTGGCAG AGCGTCTCAGGGCAGTCTGGTGTCCTTCTCTCTGCTGCGGCTGCTCCACTGTCTGCTGTCCAAGTCGTCCCCGGTGTCTGTAGCTGCTTATGCTCAGATCCGAGCCCTCGCCACCGCCAAAGGTCTAAAACTTCAGACCCTCTTCAGTCAGTACAAGAACCCCATTTGCCAG TTCCTGGTGGAGTCGCTGCACTCACGACATGCATCAGCCTTGCGGAGCACACCTGATCATGGCAGtgaatcagccaatcagagagagcTGGCCCTGGATATCCTGGCTCAGATCGCACACGCTTTTGATTTCCCGGACCTCCACCGCTTCCTCACT AGGACCCTCCAGGTGCTCCTCCCCTACCTGGCGGCCAAAGCAAGCTCTACTGGCTCCGCCCTCATCCGTACCCTGGCCAATGAGCTGAAGGCCAACAGGAGAGAGATCCTGATCAACAACTTCAAGTACATCTTCAGCCATCTGGTCTGTTCCTGCACTAAAGAAGAGCTGGAGAAGGCTTTCCACTACCTTCAG agtgagacagagattGAACTGGGCTCTCTGTTAAGACAAGACTTCCAGGGTCTTCACAACGAGCTGCTGCTGCGCCTTGGAGAGCACTACCAACAg GTGTTTAATGGTCTGGCAATCCTGGCTTCCTTTGCATCCAATGATGACCCGTACCAGGGTCCCCGAGACATCACCACCCCAGAACGCATG GCGGACTACCTGCAGCCGAAGCTGCTGGGAATTCTTGCCTTCTTCAACATGCAGCTGCTGAGCTCGAGCGCAGGAGAGAAGGACCGCAAGAAATTG gCATTGACGAGTGTGATGGCTCTAATGCGACTGATGGGCTCCAAACACATCAGCTCTGTCAGAGTCAAGATGATGACGACGCTCCGCACGGGCCTCCGATACAGAGAGGACTTCCCTCTGCTCTGCTGCCA GACGTGGGAGTGTTTTGTGCAGAGCGTGGAGCCGGCACACTTGGGCCCTCTACTGAGTCATGTTATTGTTGCACTCCTCCCCCTGATCCCACTGCAGCCCAAAGAAACTGCTGCCATTATCCGCTTCCTGATCCTGGAcaacag GGAAGAAGTCAAGGACTACCTCCATGAGATTTACTTTCTGCCAGACCACGCTGAGCTGAAAGACATTCACACTGTGCTGCAGAACTACAAGAAG CTGACAGCGAGCAGCAGTGACCTGGCTGCAGCGCTGCAGCTCTCCATGAGAGCCGTTCAACATGAAAACGTTGACGTCAGGATTCACGCGCTGACCAGCCTCAGAGACATGATGCACAGCaagcag GAGTGGCTGCTGCGGCAGGTGTGCGCGAGTGAGGCGGTGGAGCCGGTCATCTCCAGCCTGGTGTCAGTGCTGCTGAAGGGCTGCCAGGACTCGTCCCCAGAGGCCAGGCTCCTCTGTGGGGAGTGTCTGGGGGAGCTGGGGGCCATCGACCCCGGACGTCTGgacctgtcacacacacacaccaatggcGACCACAACACCTTTGTG agtGGAGTTGATGATCCCAACTTCGCCTACGACCTGCTGACTGAACTGACGAGAACATTTCTGGCTTACGCTGATGACGTGAGAGCACAGGACTCTGCTGCTTATGCAATTCAG GAGCTGCTGTCCATCTTTGAGTGTCGAGAGGCTCGAACCGACTCACCGGGGCGCCGTCTGTGGAGGAGATTCCCCGAGCAGATTCAAGAAATACTGGAGCCACACCTCAATAGCAG GTATAAGAGCAGTCAGAAGGAAGTCAACTGGTCTAAGCTGAAGAAGCCagtttacttgagtaaaagagGCAGCAAattctctgattggtcagccACCTGGGCCGGATACCTCATCAGCAAG GTGAGACATGAGCTGGCCAGCAGAGTGTtcacctgctgcagcttcatcaTCAAGCACGACTACAAGGTGACCATCTACCTGCTGCCTCATATTCTGCTCTACATGCTGCTGGGCTGCACACCTGCAGAGCAACAGGAG GTAACGGAGGAGATTCTGGCCGTGCTGACAGCGGGTGATGGGCGAGGAGGGGGGTGCGGTCAGGAGACGGCTTCCAGCCTATCACAGCTCGGCACACAGACTGTGTTCAGCATGATTTCTCACCTCACACAGTGGAGCCGCCACATCCTCTACTCCAAACCCAAACACAACG AGGGTGGGGAGTATCAGCGTGTGGTGGCCTTCCTGAAGGGTATTCCACAGGACGTTCTGGCTAAGGCCTCTCTGCGATCCAAAGCCTACACTCGTGCCCTCATGCACTTTGAAGCATACATCTTAGAAAACAAAGAGAACATCCAGGATCATCTCACCTTCCTGCAG ACGCTGTATGCTGCGATGCATGAGCCCGATGGAGTGAGGGGGGTCAACGCCCTGAGGAGGGAGGAGCCGTCGCTACGGGAACAGATACTGGAGCATGAGAGCATCGGCCTGCTGCGAGACGCAACCGCCTGCTACGACCGGGCCATACAGCTGGAGTCAgaccag ATTGGTCACTATCACGGGGTGATGACCTCTATGCTCGGCCTGGGACAGCTGTCAACAGTCATCACTCAGGTCAACGGGGTGCTGGCCAACAA GCCCCAGTGGAAGTCGAACCTGAACACCTACAGAGTGGAGGCGGCCTGGAAGCTCGGAAAATGGGACGTGCTGGAAGATTATTTGAGTTCAG ACCGTCAGTCCAACACCTGGGGGGTGCGGCTCGGACAGTTACTGCTGTCAGCTAAGAAGCAGGATGGCGAGTCTTTCTATGAGAAGCTGAAGCTGGTGAGGAAGGAACAGGTCGTCCCTCTGTCGGCAGCCAGTTACGAGTGTGGAACCTACCAGAGAGGATATGAGTACATCGTTAG gCTCCACATGCTCAGCGAGTTGGAGCACAGTTTTACCGAGCTGCAGAATCAGAGGGAATGCTCCGCCCCCAGCCTCAGCCAGCTGCCTCCTCATTGGTCAGATCGACTGGAGATGACCCAGAACTCCTTCAGAGCCAAGGAGCCGGTCCTGGCCCTCCGTCGTGCCCTGCTCAGCCTGGGACCAGA GCCTAATAGCAAGGAGCTGGTGGGGGAGTGCTGGCTGCAGAGCGCCCGAGTGGCCAGAAAGGCTGGACATCACCAGACTGCCTTCAATGCTCTGCTGAACGCAGAGAACACACACCTGGCAGAGCTGGTCACAGAGAAGGCCAAGTGGCTTTGGTCCAAG GGCGATGTGCACGAGGCCCTCATCGTCCTGCAGAAGGGCGTGGCCCAGTGTTTTCCTGATGATCTGACACTGACTGACCCTCGCAGCCTGCAGACCAAAAGCAGGGCCATGCTGCTGGTGGGACGATTCATGGAGGAGACGGCTAACTTCGAGTCCAATGCAATTATGAAGGCATACAAG GATGTGACCAACCTTCTGCCTGAGTGGGAGGATGGAAACTTCTACCTGGCCAAGTACTACGACAAAGTGATGCCAATGGTGACTGATAATAAACTGGAGAAACAGGGGAACCTCATCCGATACATTGTCACATACTTTGGAAA GGCCTTGCAGTTTGGAAACCAGTATATTTACCAGGCCATGCCCCGCATGCTGTCTCTCTGGCTGGATTTTGGAGCcaaagtgtgtgagtgtgagaaag CTGGacgcacagacagacagatgcgTCAGGAGCTGGGGAAAATCAACGCGGCGGTGAGCGAGCACTGTGCCAACTTGGCGCCGTACCAGTTCCTCACCGCCTTCTCCCAGCTCATCTCCAGGGTGTGCCACTCCAGCGACGACGTCTTCAACGTTCTAATGACCATCGTGGCCAAAGTCTTCCTGGCGTACCCCCAACAGGCTATGTGGCTGATGACTGCTGTCTCcaag tcttcCTACCCCATGCGAATGAACCGCTGTAATCAGATCCTTAAAAAAGCAATAAGTCTCAAACAATCTCTGGAAAAATTCATCGGCGACGCCAACAGGCTGACTGACAAGCTGCTCGAGCTCTGCAACAAgccg GTGGATGGTAACAGCACCACCCTCAGCATGAGCGTTCACTTCAAGGCGCTGAAACGCCTGGTGGAGGAGCCGACCTTCAGCCAGATCCTGATCCCGCTGCAGTCGGTCCTCATCCCGACGCTGCCCTCTACTGGCGGGGCAAACACACAGCACGACGCCTTCCCCGGACACTGGGCATACCTGGACGGCTTCGAGGACACT gtggagATTTTGGCCTCTTTACAGAAGCCTAAGAAGATAAGTCTGAAGGGTTCAGATGGGCGGTGCTACACCATGATGTGTAAACCTAAAGATGACCTGAGGAAGGACTGCAGACTCATGGAGTTCAACTGCCTCATCAACAAG TGCCTCCGTAAAGATGCTGAGTCAAGGCGGAGGGAGCTACACATCCGCACCTATGCTGTGATTCCTCTCAATGAGGAGTGCGGCATCATTGAATGGGTCAACAACACCGCTGGACTTCGACACATTCTCACCAAGCTGTATAAAGAGAGAG gTATCTACTTATCAGGTAAAGAGCTCAGGAAGCTTATTCTACCCAAGTCAGCCCCCTTTGAGGAGAAGCTACGAATTCACAAGGATGTCCTTTGTGTTCGACACCTTCCTGTTTTCCACGAGTGGTTCCTCCGGACCTTCCCAGACCCTACATCATG gtaCAGCAGTCGCTCTGCATACTGCCGCTCCACTGCTGTGATGTCCATGGTGGGCTACATCCTGGGTCTGGGAGATCGCCACGGAGAAAACATCCTCTTTGACTCTTTCACTGGAGAATGTGTCCACGTCGACTTTAACTGCCTCTTCAACAAA GGGGAGACGTTTGATGTGCCTGAGGTGGTTCCCTTCCGTCTGACCCAGAATATGGTGCACGCCATGGGGCCAATGGGCACAGAGGGTCTCTTTAGACAGGCCTGTGAGGTCACCCTGAGACTAATGAGAGACCAGAGAGAACCGCTCATGAG TGTGCTGAAGACCTTCCTCCATGACCCGCTGGTGGAGTGGAGCAAACAAGCCAAAGGACTCTCTAAAGCTCAGGCCAACGAGACAGGAGAGATAGTTAATGAAAAG GCTAAAACCCATGTGTGTGACATTGAGCAGCGTCTGCAGGGAGTGATAAAGAGCAGGAACAAGGTGCTGGGTCTACCTCTGTCCATTGAGGGACATGTCCACTACCTAATACAGGAAGCCACAGATGACAAACTGCTCTGCCAGATGTATTTGGGCTGGGGACCCTACCTGTAA